A part of Biomphalaria glabrata chromosome 3, xgBioGlab47.1, whole genome shotgun sequence genomic DNA contains:
- the LOC129925072 gene encoding keratin-associated protein 4-3-like, which yields MTCPIKTVAASTCPIKTVAAMTCPIKTAATMTCPNKNCCDHDMSNQNCCGHDLLNQNCCDHDLSNQNCCGHDLSNQNCCGHDMSNQNCCGINLSNQNCCGHDLLNQNCCGHDLSNQNCCDHDLSNQNCCGHDMSNQNCCGPDLSNQNCCGPDLSNQNCCGPDLSNRNCFGPDLSNQNCCGPDLSNRNWENQTV from the coding sequence ATGACCTGTCCAATCAAAACTGTTGCGGCATCAACCTGTCCAATCAAAACTGTTGCGGCCATGACCTGTCCAATCAAAACTGCTGCGACCATGACCTGTCCAAATAAAAACTGTTGCGACCATGACATGTCCAATCAAAACTGTTGCGGCCACGACCTGCTCAATCAAAACTGTTGCGACCACGACCTGTCCAATCAAAACTGTTGCGGCCACGACCTGTCCAATCAAAACTGTTGCGGCCATGACATGTCCAATCAAAACTGTTGCGGCATCAACCTGTCCAATCAAAACTGTTGCGGCCACGACCTGCTCAATCAAAACTGTTGCGGCCACGACCTGTCCAATCAAAACTGTTGCGACCACGACCTGTCCAATCAAAACTGTTGCGGCCATGACATGTCCAATCAAAACTGTTGCGGACCAGACCTGTCCAATCAAAACTGTTGCGGACCCGACCTGTCCAATCAAAACTGTTGCGGACCAGACCTGTCCAATCGAAACTGTTTCGGACCAGACCTGTCCAATCAAAACTGTTGCGGACCCGACCTGTCCAATCGAAACTGGGAGAATCAAACTGTGTAA
- the LOC129925252 gene encoding cilia- and flagella-associated protein 251-like has product MEQADVENEEKEQADVENEEKEQADVENEEKEQADVENEEKEQADVENEEKEQADVENEEKEQADVENEEKEQADVENEEKEQADVENEEKEQADVENEEKEQADVENEEKEQADVENEEKEQADVENEEKEQADVENEEKEQADVENEEKEQADVENEEKEQADVENEEKEQADVENEEKEKADVENEEREKEDEEL; this is encoded by the coding sequence ATGGAGCAAGCTGATGTAGAGAATGAGGAGAAAGAGCAAGCTGATGTAGAGAATGAGGAGAAAGAGCAAGCTGATGTAGAGAATGAGGAGAAAGAGCAAGCTGATGTAGAGAATGAGGAGAAAGAGCAAGCTGATGTAGAGAATGAGGAGAAAGAGCAAGCTGATGTAGAGAATGAGGAGAAAGAGCAAGCTGATGTAGAGAATGAGGAGAAAGAGCAAGCTGATGTAGAGAATGAGGAGAAAGAGCAAGCTGATGTAGAGAATGAGGAGAAAGAGCAAGCTGATGTAGAGAATGAGGAGAAAGAGCAAGCTGATGTAGAGAATGAGGAGAAAGAGCAAGCTGATGTAGAGAATGAGGAGAAAGAGCAAGCTGATGTAGAGAATGAGGAGAAAGAGCAAGCTGATGTAGAGAATGAGGAGAAAGAGCAAGCTGATGTAGAGAATGAGGAGAAAGAGCAAGCTGATGTAGAGAATGAGGAGAAAGAGCAAGCTGATGTAGAGAATGAGGAGAAAGAGCAAGCTGATGTAGAGAatgaggagaaagagaaagctgATGTAGAGAATGAGGAGCGAGAGAAGGAAGACGAGGAGTTGTAA
- the LOC129925071 gene encoding ice nucleation protein-like yields the protein MSSVASQEMSSVASQEMSSVASQEMSSVASQEMSSVASQEMSSVASQEMSSVASQEMSSVATQEMSSVASQKMSSVASQEMSSVASQEMSSVASQEMSSVATQEMSSVASQEMSSVASQEMSSVASQEMSSVASQEMSSVASQEMSSVASQEMSSVATQEMSSVASQEMSSVASQEMSSVASQEMSSVASQEMSSVASQEMSSVATQEMSSVASQEMSSVATQEMSSVATQEMSSVASQEMSSVASQEMSSVASQEMSSVATQEMSSVASQEMSSVATQEMSSVASQEMSSVASQEMSSVASQEMSSVASQEMSSVATQEMSSVASQEMSSVASQEMSSVASQEMSSVATQEMSSVASQEMSSVASQEMSSVASQEMSSVASQEMSSVASQEMSSVASQEMSSVASQEMSSVASQEMSSVASQEMSSVATKEMSSVATKEMSSVASQEMSSVASQEMSSVASQEMSSVASQEMSSVATKEMSSVATKEMSSVASQEMSSVASQEMSSVATKEMSSVASQEMSSVASQEMSSVASQEMSSVASQEMSSVATKEMSSVATKEMSSVASQEMSSVASQEMSSVATKEMSSVASQEMSSVATKEMSSVASQEMSSVATQEMSSVASQEMSSVATQEMSSVASQEMSSVATQEMSSVASQEMSSVASQEMSSVASQEMSSVASHETSSVASHETSSVASQEMSSVATQEMSSVASQEMSSVASQEMSSVASQEMSSVASQEMSSVATKEMSSVATKEMSSVASQEMSSVASQEMSSVASQEMSSVASQEMSSVASQEMSSVASQEMSSVATKEMSSVATKEMSSVASQEMSSVASQEMSSVASQEMSSVASQEMSSVATKEMSSVATKEMSSVASQEMSSVASQEMSSVATKEMSSVASQEMSSVASQEMSSVASQEMSSVASQEMSSVATKEMSSVATKEINVFRCY from the exons ATGTCTTCCGTTGCTTCTCAAGAAATGTCTTCTGTTGCTTCTCAAGAAATGTCTTCCGTTGCTTCTCAAGAAATGTCTTCCGTTGCTTCTCAAGAAATGTCTTCTGTTGCTTCTCAAGAAATGTCTTCCGTTGCTTCTCAAGAAATGTCTTCCGTTGCTTCTCAAGAAATGTCTTCCGTTGCTACTCAAGAAATGTCTTCTGTTGCTTCTCAAAAAATGTCTTCCGTTGCTTCTCAAGAAATGTCTTCCGTTGCTTCTCAAGAAATGTCTTCCGTTGCTTCTCAAGAAATGTCTTCCGTTGCTACTCAAGAAATGTCTTCCGTTGCTTCTCAAGAAATGTCTTCTGTTGCTTCTCAAGAAATGTCTTCTGTTGCTTCTCAAGAAATGTCTTCCGTTGCTTCTCAAGAAATGTCTTCCGTTGCTTCTCAAGAAATGTCTTCTGTTGCTTCTCAAGAAATGTCTTCCGTTGCTACTCAAGAAATGTCTTCCGTTGCTTCTCAAGAAATGTCTTCTGTTGCTTCTCAAGAAATGTCTTCTGTTGCTTCTCAAGAAATGTCTTCTGTTGCTTCTCAAGAAATGTCTTCCGTTGCTTCTCAAGAAATGTCTTCCGTTGCTACTCAAGAAATGTCTTCTGTTGCTTCTCAAGAAATGTCTTCTGTTGCTACTCAAGAAATGTCTTCCGTTGCTACTCAAGAAATGTCTTCTGTTGCTTCTCAAGAAATGTCTTCTGTTGCTTCTCAAGAAATGTCTTCCGTTGCTTCTCAAGAAATGTCTTCCGTTGCTACTCAAGAAATGTCTTCCGTTGCTTCTCAAGAAATGTCTTCCGTTGCTACTCAAGAAATGTCTTCTGTTGCTTCTCAAGAAATGTCTTCCGTTGCTTCTCAAGAAATGTCTTCTGTTGCTTCTCAAGAAATGTCTTCTGTTGCTTCTCAAGAAATGTCTTCCGTTGCTACTCAAGAAATGTCTTCTGTTGCTTCTCAAGAAATGTCTTCTGTTGCTTCTCAAGAAATGTCTTCCGTTGCTTCTCAAGAAATGTCTTCCGTTGCTACTCAAGAAATGTCTTCCGTTGCTTCTCAAGAAATGTCTTCCGTTGCTTCTCAAGAAATGTCTTCCGTTGCTTCTCAAGAAATGTCTTCCGTTGCTTCTCAAGAAATGTCTTCCGTTGCTTCTCAAGAAATGTCTTCCGTTGCTTCTCAAGAAATGTCTTCCGTTGCTTCTCAAGAAATGTCTTCCGTTGCTTCTCAAGAAATGTCTTCCGTTGCTTCTCAAGAAATGTCTTCCGTTGCTACTAAAGAAATGTCTTCCGTTGCTACTAAAGAAATGTCTTCCGTTGCTTCTCAAGAAATGTCTTCCGTTGCTTCTCAAGAAATGTCTTCCGTTGCTTCTCAAGAAATGTCTTCCGTTGCTTCTCAAGAAATGTCTTCCGTTGCTACTAAAGAAATGTCTTCCGTTGCTACTAAAGAAATGTCTTCCGTTGCTTCTCAAGAAATGTCTTCCGTTGCTTCTCAAGAAATGTCTTCCGTTGCTACTAAAGAAATGTCTTCCGTTGCTTCTCAAGAAATGTCTTCCGTTGCTTCTCAAGAAATGTCTTCCGTTGCTTCTCAAGAAATGTCTTCCGTTGCTTCTCAAGAAATGTCTTCCGTTGCTACTAAAGAAATGTCTTCCGTTGCTACTAAAGAAATGTCTTCCGTTGCTTCTCAAGAAATGTCTTCCGTTGCTTCTCAAGAAATGTCTTCCGTTGCTACTAAAGAAATGTCTTCCGTTGCTTCTCAAGAAATGTCTTCCGTTGCTACTAAAGAAATGTCTTCCGTTGCTTCTCAAGAAATGTCTTCCGTTGCTACTCAAGAAATGTCTTCTGTTGCTTCTCAAGAAATGTCTTCCGTTGCTACTCAAGAAATGTCTTCCGTTGCTTCTCAAGAAATGTCTTCCGTTGCTACTCAAGAAATGTCTTCCGTTGCTTCTCAAGAAATGTCTTCTGTTGCTTCTCAAGAAATGTCTTCTGTTGCTTCTCAAGAAATGTCTTCCGTTGCTTCTCACGAAACGTCTTCCGTTGCTTCTCACGAAACGTCTTCCGTTGCTTCTCAAGAAATGTCTTCCGTTGCTACTCAAGAAATGTCTTCCGTTGCTTCTCAAGAAATGTCTTCCGTTGCTTCTCAAGAAATGTCTTCCGTTGCTTCTCAAGAAATGTCTTCCGTTGCTTCTCAAGAAATGTCTTCCGTTGCTACTAAAGAAATGTCTTCCGTTGCTACTAAAGAAATGTCTTCCGTTGCTTCTCAAGAAATGTCTTCCGTTGCTTCTCAAGAAATGTCTTCCGTTGCTTCTCAAGAAATGTCTTCCGTTGCTTCTCAAGAAATGTCTTCCGTTGCTTCTCAAGAAATGTCTTCCGTTGCTTCTCAAGAAATGTCTTCCGTTGCTACTAAAGAAATGTCTTCCGTTGCTACTAAAGAAATGTCTTCCGTTGCTTCTCAAGAAATGTCTTCCGTTGCTTCTCAAGAAATGTCTTCCGTTGCTTCTCAAGAAATGTCTTCCGTTGCTTCTCAAGAAATGTCTTCCGTTGCTACTAAAGAAATGTCTTCCGTTGCTACTAAAGAAATGTCTTCCGTTGCTTCTCAAGAAATGTCTTCCGTTGCTTCTCAAGAAATGTCTTCCGTTGCTACTAAAGAAATGTCTTCCGTTGCTTCTCAAGAAATGTCTTCCGTTGCTTCTCAAGAAATGTCTTCCGTTGCTTCTCAAGAAATGTCTTCCGTTGCTTCTCAAGAAATGTCTTCCGTTGCTACTAAAGAAATGTCTTCCGTTGCTACTAAAGAAAT AAATGTCTTCCGTTGCTACTAA